In the Bacteroidota bacterium genome, one interval contains:
- the nadB gene encoding L-aspartate oxidase, translating into METDVLVLGSGSAGLFFALTIAEHSSFRVLIITKKERSESNTNYAQGGIASVESEEDSLEAHIQDTLIAGAGLCHQDAVDVLVREGPDRVNDLIELGASFTRSRGGKLHLGREGGHSANRIVHAKDLTGRELERALLTAVQEKQNIKIIENHYAVELLTDHQRVGRKGSPKTVNCYGAYVLDEVTGKVEIVRAKRGVMVATGGAGQVYLHTTNPAIATGDGIAMARRAGARIGNMEFIQFHPTTLFLPGAHSFLISEAVRGAGGILRNQAGERFMEHYDPARKELAPRDIVARAIDAELKRRGDDFVYLDVSQLAAKAIRQEFPNIYRQCKEHGIDIAKQPIPVVPAAHYTCGGIVTDLNGRTNINRLYAAGEASMTGVHGANRLASNSLLEALVFSRRAAMDLLASSISERDKAMSIELMPWDESGTENAEEWIYVSHDLREVQQIMWDYVGIVRSNYRLERALRRIQLIRREIEDYYRRTKVTVGLLELRNVAEIALLIVRSAMRRKESRGLHYTTDFPKTDDRHWKHDTIL; encoded by the coding sequence TTGGAAACTGACGTCCTCGTTCTCGGCTCCGGCTCGGCCGGACTCTTTTTCGCTCTAACAATTGCGGAGCACTCCTCCTTTCGGGTTCTCATTATCACAAAAAAAGAGCGTTCGGAATCGAACACGAACTACGCACAGGGCGGCATTGCCAGCGTTGAAAGCGAGGAGGATTCTCTCGAAGCGCATATCCAGGACACGCTCATCGCCGGGGCGGGTCTCTGCCATCAGGATGCCGTAGATGTCCTGGTCCGCGAGGGTCCTGACCGTGTGAATGATCTGATTGAACTTGGCGCGAGCTTTACACGCAGTCGTGGCGGAAAGCTCCACCTGGGACGGGAAGGTGGCCACTCGGCGAATCGCATCGTGCATGCGAAGGATCTGACCGGCCGCGAACTGGAACGCGCGCTCCTCACGGCTGTCCAAGAGAAGCAGAATATCAAGATCATCGAGAATCACTATGCTGTTGAGTTGCTAACCGATCATCAACGAGTCGGGCGAAAAGGAAGTCCCAAAACGGTCAATTGTTATGGCGCGTATGTATTAGATGAAGTGACTGGCAAGGTTGAGATTGTTCGTGCCAAACGAGGAGTGATGGTTGCGACCGGTGGTGCGGGACAGGTATATCTCCACACGACGAATCCCGCCATCGCGACCGGTGATGGAATTGCCATGGCCCGCCGTGCTGGAGCCCGCATCGGGAATATGGAATTCATTCAGTTCCATCCAACAACATTGTTTCTACCTGGTGCACACTCCTTCTTGATTAGTGAGGCCGTCCGTGGAGCTGGTGGCATCCTTCGGAATCAAGCTGGCGAGCGATTCATGGAGCACTACGATCCTGCCCGCAAAGAGCTAGCTCCCCGAGACATTGTCGCTCGTGCAATCGATGCCGAATTGAAGCGCAGGGGAGATGACTTCGTCTACCTCGATGTATCGCAACTAGCGGCCAAGGCAATTCGCCAGGAGTTTCCGAACATTTATCGCCAGTGCAAAGAGCATGGCATCGACATCGCGAAGCAGCCAATTCCAGTCGTTCCGGCAGCGCATTATACTTGCGGAGGAATCGTCACCGATCTGAACGGCCGCACGAATATCAACCGGCTGTATGCCGCCGGCGAGGCATCCATGACCGGTGTGCATGGCGCCAATCGACTGGCCAGCAATTCATTACTCGAGGCGCTCGTCTTTTCCCGCCGTGCTGCAATGGACTTGCTCGCGTCAAGCATCAGTGAACGGGATAAGGCAATGTCGATCGAGCTAATGCCTTGGGATGAATCTGGCACCGAGAATGCCGAGGAATGGATTTACGTCTCCCATGACTTGCGGGAGGTGCAGCAGATTATGTGGGACTATGTTGGAATCGTCCGGAGCAATTATCGTCTTGAACGCGCACTCCGGCGTATTCAACTAATTCGGCGAGAGATTGAAGATTATTATCGCCGGACTAAGGTGACAGTCGGATTACTGGAGCTTCGCAATGTAGCCGAGATCGCGCTGCTGATCGTTCGGAGTGCGATGCGACGCAAGGAGAGCCGAGGACTTCACTATACGACAGATTTCCCCAAAACAGATGATCGTCATTGGAAACATGATACGATTCTATGA
- a CDS encoding 4Fe-4S dicluster domain-containing protein translates to MAIMITTECINCGACEPECPNNAIYEGGANWTLGGQSFGADDPGPSGAVGFFSSDYFYIVPDKCTECVTFHDEPQCAAVCPVDCCVPDPNWVEPREQLEAKVAWLDEVDPGRKR, encoded by the coding sequence ATGGCCATCATGATCACGACGGAGTGCATTAATTGCGGTGCATGCGAGCCGGAGTGTCCGAACAATGCAATTTATGAGGGTGGCGCAAACTGGACCCTTGGCGGTCAGAGCTTTGGTGCTGACGATCCGGGCCCCAGCGGTGCGGTTGGATTCTTCTCCTCCGATTACTTTTACATTGTGCCGGATAAGTGCACGGAATGCGTGACCTTTCACGACGAGCCGCAGTGCGCCGCTGTGTGTCCCGTCGATTGCTGCGTGCCGGATCCGAATTGGGTCGAACCTCGCGAACAACTCGAAGCCAAGGTGGCTTGGCTGGATGAAGTCGATCCAGGTCGTAAGCGATAA
- a CDS encoding MBL fold metallo-hydrolase encodes MQIGPYSLTPIETGHFALDGGAMFGVVPKNLWSRTNPADEQNRIEMALRALLLQTDGMNILIDSGMGDKYDEKTRSIYKLDNSKWTLLSSLAERGLKPEDITHVIQTHLHFDHCGGLVTRTEQGELVPTFPNARVFVQKDNLAWARNPTEKDRASYLKHDWEPIASIGLLEELDGPGELFPGIELRIFNGHTRAQQLPLIHDEVGNHLFYSADLFPTKAHVNLAWIMGYDNFPLTTLEEKRMLLPEAYEAKWSLYFEHDAASPVARIESTPKGFRAA; translated from the coding sequence ATGCAGATAGGACCATATTCGCTCACGCCTATAGAGACCGGCCATTTTGCACTCGATGGCGGTGCAATGTTTGGCGTTGTTCCGAAGAATCTCTGGTCGCGAACGAATCCCGCTGATGAGCAGAATCGGATTGAGATGGCGCTTCGCGCACTCCTCCTCCAGACTGATGGGATGAATATCCTCATCGACAGCGGGATGGGCGATAAGTATGACGAGAAGACTCGCTCGATCTACAAACTCGACAATTCAAAATGGACGTTGTTGAGTTCGCTTGCAGAACGGGGCCTAAAGCCCGAAGATATTACTCATGTGATCCAGACTCATTTGCACTTCGATCATTGCGGAGGGCTTGTGACGCGCACCGAACAAGGCGAGTTGGTCCCGACTTTTCCGAACGCGCGTGTCTTCGTGCAGAAGGATAATCTTGCCTGGGCTCGGAATCCTACGGAGAAAGATCGCGCCAGCTACTTGAAGCATGATTGGGAGCCGATTGCCTCTATCGGTTTGCTCGAAGAGTTGGACGGGCCTGGCGAGCTATTTCCTGGCATCGAGCTTAGGATTTTCAATGGTCATACTCGCGCTCAACAATTGCCGCTCATTCACGACGAGGTTGGCAACCATCTCTTTTACTCCGCCGATCTCTTTCCTACAAAGGCCCACGTCAATCTTGCGTGGATCATGGGTTATGATAACTTCCCGCTGACCACGCTTGAAGAGAAACGCATGCTTTTGCCGGAAGCATACGAGGCAAAATGGTCACTATATTTCGAGCACGATGCAGCGAGTCCTGTCGCCAGAATTGAGAGTACTCCGAAGGGCTTCAGGGCGGCTTAA
- the speB gene encoding agmatinase — protein MTRALPEAKNFLGLPKRSSTYEASKVVILSAPYEKTTSYGGGTAKGPAAILDASHYVEFLDDELFRELCFEIGIATMPPIAFGKRAGKLMLAHLQQEVAKHLDAGKFVVTLGGEHTISTAPILAHVARYSNMSVLHFDAHSDLRREYSGTPYSHACFMARVADAGFQMSNVVQVGIRAQEKAEYDYAAQIGVQTFYATKIRRGDHGSRWQKAVVSSIPSNEVYVTFDVDYFDPAIMPSTGTPEPDGFLWNETMEIFRELNRAGKRIVGFDVVELAPDSKARHATYLAAKLVYRMLNFAFAG, from the coding sequence ATGACTAGAGCGTTACCCGAAGCAAAGAATTTTCTCGGCCTGCCGAAGCGATCGAGTACGTATGAAGCGAGTAAAGTCGTCATACTTTCAGCGCCGTATGAGAAGACCACGAGTTATGGCGGCGGTACCGCCAAAGGTCCCGCGGCCATTCTCGATGCATCGCATTATGTGGAATTTCTGGATGACGAGCTCTTCCGCGAATTGTGTTTCGAAATTGGAATCGCTACCATGCCGCCAATAGCATTTGGCAAGCGAGCAGGAAAGTTGATGCTTGCGCATCTTCAACAGGAAGTCGCGAAGCATCTTGATGCCGGCAAATTTGTGGTTACGCTAGGTGGCGAGCATACCATTTCGACAGCTCCCATTCTCGCTCACGTTGCCAGATATTCTAATATGTCTGTGCTCCATTTCGATGCGCACTCCGATCTTCGCCGCGAATATTCAGGGACACCTTACAGTCACGCATGTTTCATGGCTCGCGTTGCAGACGCTGGTTTCCAGATGTCGAACGTCGTTCAAGTTGGGATTCGCGCTCAAGAGAAGGCTGAGTATGACTATGCAGCGCAGATTGGCGTCCAAACCTTTTACGCTACAAAGATTCGCAGGGGAGATCACGGCAGCAGGTGGCAGAAGGCCGTCGTCTCGTCAATTCCTTCCAATGAAGTCTATGTGACCTTCGATGTCGATTACTTTGATCCCGCCATCATGCCATCGACTGGCACACCAGAGCCGGATGGATTCCTCTGGAACGAGACGATGGAGATCTTCCGCGAACTGAATCGCGCCGGCAAGCGGATCGTTGGGTTCGACGTGGTCGAGCTGGCACCGGATTCAAAGGCTCGCCATGCTACCTATCTCGCGGCAAAGCTGGTCTATCGAATGCTCAACTTTGCATTTGCCGGCTGA
- a CDS encoding DUF3575 domain-containing protein — protein MIRKATVATVLIAVFGLCVGLSTNANAQEKDDWMKPITKQGSAAFVFTINGLGSFGIGGPGLGAVPVPIQGDFNPRSPADSMMTLNGLGMKYFFSDDMALRVALGFNHSSRKDFDTSSFAPAMTAWGIGVGVEDHFRPLYSVSPYAGLQVKYASESADEQSNQNITYSGHTFGIGAFAGFDWFVTHGIAIGAEGGLGWMTSSFSQTLSGTGGSTTTGPDVSSIALAMDGLVHVVVYF, from the coding sequence ATGATTCGTAAAGCAACTGTTGCTACCGTTTTGATTGCAGTCTTTGGATTGTGTGTCGGTCTATCGACTAATGCCAACGCACAAGAAAAAGACGATTGGATGAAGCCAATCACAAAGCAGGGAAGTGCTGCCTTCGTGTTCACTATCAATGGACTTGGGAGTTTTGGTATTGGTGGCCCTGGTCTGGGCGCTGTTCCAGTGCCGATCCAAGGAGACTTCAATCCGAGATCACCAGCCGATTCGATGATGACTCTCAATGGTTTGGGAATGAAGTATTTCTTTTCCGACGATATGGCGCTTCGTGTGGCCCTCGGTTTCAATCACTCCTCGAGAAAGGATTTCGACACTTCGAGTTTCGCGCCTGCTATGACTGCCTGGGGTATTGGCGTAGGTGTGGAAGATCATTTTCGACCGCTCTATAGCGTCAGCCCATACGCAGGGCTTCAGGTCAAATATGCATCTGAATCCGCTGACGAACAGTCAAACCAAAATATCACCTACTCGGGCCATACCTTCGGGATCGGGGCCTTCGCAGGTTTTGATTGGTTTGTGACTCACGGCATCGCCATCGGTGCGGAAGGTGGTCTAGGCTGGATGACTTCGAGTTTTAGTCAGACATTGAGCGGAACCGGCGGATCAACCACAACAGGTCCAGACGTTTCCAGCATTGCACTCGCGATGGACGGGCTCGTCCACGTTGTCGTCTATTTCTGA